The following proteins come from a genomic window of Crateriforma spongiae:
- a CDS encoding glycosyl hydrolase family 28 protein, whose protein sequence is MDDAMVPLYNQRTTATKPVAREKIDSPNLQYQMTQECPIRVALRSSRQVLGLVAIVVLCVAAGQRVVAQRPETLQDASTSSVNQDKPWAVFRTPGLGDSQRSPFYRVEVQGQPADVYVTRPPAGDGRTDGAAFDRADRRSFSFATFQCGKAVDVKVQKLNGAFQQVRLRPSRKIGVDFDILQQDAQAGWVKIRVHKPGVKVSVEFIDQHFRQRRDLPRDALLLFADPMAEQHEQFLGGPAIDDDDIGYVTPGAKLASVQSKPVIVFPPGIHRIGDWKVPEGVQRIHLQGGAYVMGAIDARSVDGLMMTGSGILSGEDFPWRSQHGSDEPVMHDPWKTSIKLVDVGPDFKIQGVTLANAPHFVCNTFDHGGTIRNVKILGSWRWNNDGFDVPRNGIVEDCFVSAFDDAFKLYHDHAVVRNCVVWQMNNGAVFQLGWFGKNVSDVRVSHIDVIHTEYTGTNENWGLVSMARHDGAGVIEDFVFEDIVMEGPVARLIGLHLHESPKQKIRDMRFRDISVDRWLDPSDYNNIAETGNVPSQADPSGVTNVVGGDVQGLAFERLRVAGEFISQQNFQTTGRFTVIGSPEVSFPSDASSGDHPKSESRDARQD, encoded by the coding sequence ATGGATGACGCGATGGTTCCGCTGTACAACCAACGAACAACGGCGACAAAACCTGTTGCCCGCGAAAAGATCGATTCGCCAAACCTTCAATACCAGATGACGCAGGAGTGCCCGATCCGTGTGGCGTTGCGGTCGTCACGTCAGGTGCTCGGTCTAGTTGCGATCGTGGTGTTGTGCGTTGCGGCGGGGCAACGGGTGGTGGCACAGCGACCCGAAACGCTTCAAGACGCATCGACGTCATCGGTCAATCAAGACAAACCATGGGCCGTTTTTCGAACGCCAGGTCTTGGTGATTCCCAGCGGTCACCTTTCTATCGCGTCGAGGTCCAAGGACAGCCGGCGGATGTCTATGTCACGCGACCGCCGGCGGGCGACGGACGCACCGACGGCGCGGCCTTTGATCGTGCCGATCGTCGATCGTTCAGTTTTGCGACTTTCCAATGCGGCAAGGCGGTGGATGTGAAGGTGCAGAAGTTGAACGGGGCCTTTCAGCAGGTTCGTCTGCGCCCGAGTCGAAAGATTGGCGTCGACTTCGACATTCTTCAGCAAGATGCCCAGGCCGGCTGGGTCAAGATTCGCGTGCACAAGCCCGGTGTGAAAGTATCGGTGGAGTTCATTGATCAGCACTTTCGCCAGCGTCGGGATTTACCACGTGACGCACTGCTTTTGTTTGCAGACCCGATGGCTGAACAGCACGAGCAATTCCTTGGTGGGCCGGCGATCGACGACGACGATATCGGCTACGTGACACCAGGAGCCAAACTTGCTTCTGTTCAAAGCAAGCCGGTGATTGTCTTCCCACCCGGCATTCATCGGATCGGCGACTGGAAGGTGCCGGAAGGTGTGCAGCGGATTCATCTTCAAGGCGGCGCCTATGTGATGGGCGCCATCGATGCACGATCCGTGGACGGTTTAATGATGACAGGATCCGGGATCTTGTCCGGCGAAGACTTTCCATGGCGATCGCAGCACGGTTCAGACGAACCGGTGATGCATGACCCATGGAAGACGTCCATCAAATTGGTCGATGTGGGGCCCGATTTCAAAATCCAGGGGGTCACTCTGGCCAACGCACCCCACTTTGTTTGCAATACGTTTGACCATGGCGGCACGATTCGCAACGTCAAGATTCTTGGCAGTTGGCGATGGAATAACGATGGTTTCGACGTGCCACGAAACGGCATCGTCGAGGATTGTTTCGTGTCGGCTTTTGACGATGCATTCAAGCTGTATCACGACCATGCGGTGGTGCGGAACTGCGTCGTGTGGCAAATGAACAACGGCGCCGTTTTTCAGTTGGGGTGGTTCGGGAAAAACGTTTCCGATGTGCGTGTTAGTCATATCGATGTGATTCATACCGAGTACACCGGCACCAATGAAAACTGGGGCTTGGTCAGCATGGCCCGTCATGATGGAGCCGGTGTGATCGAAGACTTTGTGTTTGAAGACATCGTGATGGAAGGTCCCGTTGCCCGGCTGATCGGATTGCACTTGCACGAATCACCCAAACAGAAAATTCGTGACATGCGATTTCGCGATATCAGCGTGGACCGGTGGTTGGACCCGAGCGATTACAACAACATCGCGGAAACTGGCAACGTGCCTTCGCAAGCGGATCCGTCGGGGGTGACGAATGTCGTTGGTGGTGACGTGCAAGGCTTGGCTTTCGAACGTCTGCGGGTGGCCGGCGAGTTCATCAGCCAGCAAAACTTTCAAACGACGGGACGATTCACTGTGATCGGATCGCCCGAGGTAAGCTTTCCATCGGATGCATCCTCCGGCGACCATCCGAAGTCAGAAAGTCGCGATGCGCGGCAAGATTGA
- a CDS encoding dihydrodipicolinate synthase family protein: MSDGSVFRGCIPALMTPCDEQGKPNFGALVDHGKRMIDAGMSGVVYCGSMGEWPLLSDAQRQDGVKALVDAGVPVVVGTGAISPAVAADHARHAQRVGAAGLMVIPRVLSRGTSVAAQRNHFAAVLAAAPDLPSVIYNSPYYGYETKADLFFELRDRFANLVGFKEFGGADSLSYAAEQITSGDDGLLLMAGVDTQVFHGFVRCGADGAITGIGNCLPDAVLRLVDLCRKAAAGDVLARRYAKELDDALAVLSRYDEGPDLVMYYKYLLYLQGFREYRNHLEPTDGLSPRQAAFAESQLQLFQAWWDQWVPQCEA, translated from the coding sequence ATGAGTGATGGCTCGGTTTTTCGTGGATGCATTCCCGCGCTGATGACGCCCTGTGATGAACAGGGCAAGCCAAATTTCGGTGCTCTGGTCGATCACGGCAAACGGATGATCGATGCCGGAATGTCCGGGGTCGTTTACTGTGGATCGATGGGCGAATGGCCCTTGTTGTCGGATGCACAACGGCAAGACGGTGTCAAAGCACTGGTCGATGCCGGGGTTCCGGTGGTGGTCGGGACCGGCGCGATCAGTCCCGCGGTGGCCGCGGATCACGCACGTCATGCCCAACGTGTTGGTGCGGCCGGGCTGATGGTCATCCCGCGTGTGCTTTCGCGCGGGACATCGGTGGCCGCACAACGGAATCACTTTGCCGCTGTCCTAGCAGCAGCACCCGATTTGCCCTCGGTCATCTACAACAGCCCGTACTACGGCTATGAAACGAAAGCGGACTTGTTCTTTGAACTCCGTGATCGTTTTGCGAACTTGGTGGGATTCAAGGAATTCGGCGGTGCCGATTCACTGAGCTATGCCGCCGAACAGATCACCAGCGGCGACGACGGTTTGTTGTTAATGGCAGGCGTGGATACCCAGGTCTTTCATGGGTTCGTCCGCTGTGGTGCCGACGGTGCAATCACGGGAATCGGAAACTGTTTGCCCGATGCGGTGTTGCGGTTGGTCGATCTGTGTCGAAAGGCTGCCGCCGGTGACGTCCTGGCTCGTCGCTATGCCAAAGAACTGGATGACGCCTTGGCCGTCCTTTCACGCTATGACGAGGGACCCGATTTGGTGATGTACTACAAGTACTTGCTGTATCTGCAAGGATTTCGGGAATACCGAAATCATCTCGAGCCCACCGATGGGTTGTCGCCCAGGCAAGCCGCGTTTGCCGAGTCTCAGTTGCAGTTGTTCCAGGCATGGTGGGATCAATGGGTCCCACAATGCGAGGCTTGA